A single genomic interval of Rhodopseudomonas palustris harbors:
- a CDS encoding HlyD family type I secretion periplasmic adaptor subunit, producing MSHDSQSQRALTTVRQFQSETDAIREETEPLAARMTIFVLSAFLVAGLFLTFVSSVDRMVTSQGGKVVPVGQVNVFQALDPSIIKSIDVREGDKVEKGKTLATLDPTFAVAEVKQTKQMIASLEAQVIRDQTELDGSVLSFPESWDDDFKVYAGLQKVLYTQRMAQYAAQLSSFDAKMRQTEATILRLQKDDERYGQRDEIAQKIEGMRSSLAASGSGSQLNLLLSQDARLELLRNLDSTHNSLVEARHTLETIAADKNAFIEQWKAQLSQDLVATRNKLDDTRSSYEKALKHQDLVRLSAMEPSVVLTIAKLSVGSVLKQGDPFITLMPLDSPLEAEISISSRDIGFVRAGDRCVLSIDAFNAAEHGTAEGKVRWISGGAFTTDQDGKPVDAYYKARCSIDETNFVGVPASLRLIPGMTLTADINVGRRSVAMYLLAGVIRGASTSMREP from the coding sequence GCGCTGACGACGGTTCGGCAGTTTCAATCCGAAACCGACGCTATCCGCGAGGAGACCGAGCCCCTGGCGGCACGGATGACGATCTTCGTCCTCTCGGCGTTTCTAGTGGCCGGCCTGTTCTTGACGTTCGTCAGTAGTGTCGATCGGATGGTCACGAGCCAAGGTGGCAAGGTCGTGCCGGTCGGCCAAGTGAACGTGTTCCAGGCGCTGGATCCGTCGATCATCAAGAGCATCGATGTCCGTGAAGGTGACAAGGTCGAGAAAGGAAAGACCCTCGCGACGCTCGACCCGACCTTCGCTGTGGCGGAGGTCAAGCAGACCAAGCAGATGATCGCCAGTCTCGAGGCCCAGGTGATCCGCGATCAGACCGAACTCGATGGGAGTGTACTATCTTTTCCGGAAAGCTGGGACGACGATTTCAAGGTCTACGCCGGGCTCCAGAAGGTGTTGTACACGCAAAGAATGGCGCAATACGCGGCGCAATTGTCGAGTTTCGACGCTAAGATGCGCCAGACCGAAGCGACGATCCTGCGACTCCAGAAGGACGACGAGCGGTATGGACAGCGGGACGAGATTGCACAGAAAATCGAAGGCATGCGGAGCTCCCTGGCGGCGAGCGGTTCAGGTTCACAGTTGAACCTTCTGTTATCCCAGGATGCACGGCTGGAGTTGCTACGAAACCTGGATAGCACGCACAACAGCCTGGTGGAGGCCCGGCATACACTGGAAACGATCGCAGCGGACAAGAATGCTTTTATCGAGCAATGGAAAGCTCAGTTGAGCCAGGATCTCGTCGCGACCAGGAATAAATTAGACGACACGCGATCGTCCTACGAAAAGGCGCTGAAGCATCAGGACCTCGTAAGACTCAGCGCCATGGAGCCCTCTGTCGTTCTGACAATCGCCAAGCTTTCGGTTGGATCGGTGCTCAAGCAGGGCGATCCATTCATCACGCTAATGCCGCTGGATTCCCCCTTGGAGGCGGAAATCTCAATCTCATCCAGAGACATCGGCTTCGTGAGAGCTGGCGACCGGTGCGTGCTCAGTATTGATGCCTTCAACGCCGCCGAACACGGAACGGCAGAGGGTAAGGTCCGTTGGATCAGCGGTGGCGCGTTCACAACTGACCAGGACGGCAAGCCGGTGGATGCGTATTACAAGGCGCGTTGCTCGATTGACGAAACCAACTTCGTCGGAGTGCCGGCCAGTCTAAGGTTGATTCCCGGAATGACGCTGACCGCCGACATCAATGTTGGCCGGCGGTCGGTGGCGATGTACCTGTTGGCCGGTGTGATCCGCGGCGCCAGCACGTCGATGCGAGAGCCGTAA